A stretch of the Streptosporangium sp. NBC_01755 genome encodes the following:
- a CDS encoding MBL fold metallo-hydrolase, translating into MKSRRRPYSEQRPFDTGGGVWSVPVPIPGNPLGYTLVYAIESPAGPVLIDAGWNAPEAWLALRDGLGAVGMDVRDVRGVVVTHFHPDHAGLAGQVREESGAWIAMHEADAALVGFMRELEGEAHRDFQADMLRRAGAGTVEVEEVTGNRPKPPALPDRVLSDGDLIDLPGRRLRTIWTPGHTPGHVCLHLEDADRLFTGDHVLPAITPHIGIYPYDRADVDPLTDFLESLEKVKGLGELEAMPAHEWIFPDTAARAAEIGIHHEEKLRWLADLLAEAEEPLTIWEIAGRMIWNRPWEDFPPMLRGMAAGEAAAHLRTLEVRGIIRRVTGVDPVRFAIHS; encoded by the coding sequence TTGAAATCCCGCCGCAGGCCGTACAGCGAGCAGCGTCCGTTCGACACCGGTGGCGGTGTGTGGAGCGTGCCCGTCCCGATTCCGGGAAACCCGCTCGGCTACACCCTGGTCTACGCGATCGAGTCCCCCGCCGGGCCGGTGCTGATCGACGCGGGCTGGAACGCCCCTGAGGCGTGGCTGGCCCTGCGCGACGGGCTGGGCGCGGTCGGCATGGACGTACGCGACGTGCGCGGGGTGGTCGTCACCCACTTCCACCCCGACCACGCCGGGCTGGCCGGACAGGTCAGGGAGGAGTCCGGCGCGTGGATCGCCATGCACGAGGCCGACGCCGCACTGGTCGGCTTCATGCGCGAGCTTGAGGGTGAGGCGCACCGCGATTTTCAGGCCGACATGCTGCGCCGCGCGGGGGCGGGCACCGTCGAGGTGGAGGAGGTGACCGGGAACCGGCCGAAGCCGCCCGCGCTGCCGGACCGCGTTCTCTCCGACGGCGACCTGATCGACCTGCCGGGCCGCAGGCTCCGTACGATCTGGACCCCCGGCCACACACCGGGCCACGTCTGCCTGCACCTGGAGGACGCCGACCGGCTCTTCACCGGCGACCACGTGCTGCCGGCGATCACCCCGCACATCGGCATCTACCCGTACGACCGGGCCGACGTCGACCCGCTCACCGACTTCCTGGAGTCGCTGGAGAAGGTGAAGGGCCTGGGCGAACTCGAAGCCATGCCCGCCCATGAATGGATTTTTCCGGACACGGCGGCTCGGGCGGCGGAGATCGGTATCCATCACGAGGAGAAGCTCCGATGGCTGGCAGACCTGCTCGCCGAGGCGGAGGAGCCGCTGACCATCTGGGAGATCGCCGGGCGGATGATCTGGAACCGCCCGTGGGAGGACTTCCCCCCCATGCTGCGCGGGATGGCGGCCGGGGAGGCGGCGGCACATCTGCGCACGCTCGAGGTTCGCGGGATCATCCGCCGCGTGACGGGGGTGGATCCGGTCCGGTTCGCCATACACTCGTAG
- a CDS encoding MaoC/PaaZ C-terminal domain-containing protein has protein sequence MRILTDDEVRVGALLPELVIELTPTLVVSTALATMDFTPVHHDVEGVRAQGSKDIFLNILTTMGLVERYVTDWAGPEAIIRGINVKLGVPAYAGDRLAFGGTVVACEDGEFTVEVHGRVSLGDHASGTVRFALP, from the coding sequence ATGCGGATACTTACCGACGACGAGGTGCGGGTCGGAGCCCTCCTCCCCGAGCTCGTGATCGAGTTGACCCCCACGCTGGTCGTCTCGACCGCACTCGCGACCATGGACTTCACCCCCGTCCACCACGACGTCGAGGGTGTGAGGGCGCAGGGGTCAAAGGACATCTTTCTCAACATTCTGACCACGATGGGCCTCGTCGAGCGCTATGTCACGGACTGGGCCGGACCCGAGGCGATCATCCGCGGTATCAACGTCAAGCTCGGCGTCCCCGCGTACGCGGGCGACAGGCTGGCCTTCGGCGGCACCGTGGTCGCCTGCGAGGACGGCGAGTTCACGGTCGAGGTCCACGGCAGGGTCAGCCTCGGCGACCACGCCTCGGGCACCGTCAGGTTCGCCCTCCCGTAG
- a CDS encoding EF-hand domain-containing protein: protein MNQTTAEETADAFGPNSMLHRLANEARWGLAVARATVLEAAHPQIGAALIRNSTFVTHPWRRLRNTMVSTQRMLDPDRHVRSREAARLNRLHARISGTDPQGRRYDAMDAEARAWVVATLFESAVTMYRLSGESLDRPAMEQLYAEFRTLLALLEGNSDQLPATLQEFWPYYDDMIDHRLESTEAVRVIIYRLFANVPAPPLLRGHPAVWAAGRAVAGPVAAAVTIASLPESFCRRAALPDLPGARVLMHAAYLTTGFATRLLPNSWVHVGSFMSLLDPDHAGGSGPWENVRRKADQAAAMLRLITPAPDEVSQATRSADQFFAEVLDQTGDGYLGWPDLAAMAREIATRLDLDEQGEERLYNAYAAWWRELQTNLDADGDGRVTRQEYATSAASLPSSGLVRIADVLFDVTDVDDDQKIDAQEYQTLFRTAFHRDLTGRDDSYSRSAFVRQFLSFMSGQQHSVAYTSLLS from the coding sequence ATGAACCAGACCACCGCTGAGGAGACCGCCGACGCCTTCGGTCCGAACTCGATGCTGCACCGCCTCGCCAACGAGGCACGCTGGGGCCTTGCGGTGGCCCGCGCCACGGTTCTGGAAGCAGCACACCCGCAGATCGGCGCGGCGTTGATCAGAAACTCGACGTTCGTGACGCATCCGTGGCGGCGTCTGCGCAACACCATGGTGAGCACGCAGCGGATGCTCGACCCGGACCGGCACGTTCGCAGCCGGGAGGCGGCTCGCCTCAACCGCCTGCACGCCCGCATCTCGGGCACCGACCCGCAAGGCCGCCGCTACGACGCGATGGACGCCGAAGCACGCGCCTGGGTGGTGGCGACCCTGTTCGAGTCGGCGGTGACGATGTATCGGCTGAGCGGTGAGTCGCTCGACAGGCCCGCGATGGAACAGCTCTACGCCGAGTTCCGGACGCTCCTGGCCCTGCTCGAGGGCAACAGCGACCAGCTTCCCGCGACGTTGCAGGAGTTCTGGCCCTACTACGACGACATGATCGACCATCGCCTGGAGAGCACCGAGGCGGTGCGCGTCATCATCTACCGGCTCTTCGCCAATGTGCCCGCGCCGCCCCTGCTGCGCGGCCATCCCGCGGTGTGGGCCGCGGGCCGGGCCGTGGCAGGCCCGGTGGCCGCCGCGGTCACCATCGCGTCGCTGCCGGAATCCTTCTGCCGACGTGCCGCCCTGCCTGACCTTCCAGGGGCGCGGGTGCTCATGCACGCGGCCTACCTGACCACCGGGTTCGCCACCCGCCTGCTTCCAAACAGCTGGGTGCACGTCGGCTCGTTCATGAGCCTGCTGGATCCCGACCACGCCGGTGGTTCCGGACCGTGGGAGAACGTACGCCGCAAGGCCGACCAGGCCGCGGCCATGCTCAGACTCATCACCCCGGCTCCCGACGAGGTCAGTCAGGCCACACGCTCGGCTGACCAGTTCTTCGCCGAGGTCCTGGACCAGACCGGCGACGGCTACCTCGGCTGGCCCGACCTGGCCGCCATGGCCAGGGAGATCGCCACTCGGCTCGACCTGGATGAACAGGGCGAGGAGCGGCTTTACAACGCCTACGCCGCCTGGTGGCGGGAGTTGCAGACCAATCTCGACGCCGACGGCGACGGACGCGTCACGCGTCAGGAATACGCCACCTCAGCTGCCTCTCTGCCCAGCTCCGGACTGGTCAGGATCGCCGACGTGCTGTTCGACGTCACCGACGTCGACGACGACCAGAAGATCGACGCCCAGGAGTATCAGACGTTGTTCCGCACGGCCTTCCACCGAGATCTGACCGGCAGAGACGACAGCTACTCGCGCAGCGCTTTCGTCAGGCAGTTCCTATCCTTCATGTCCGGGCAACAGCACTCGGTCGCCTACACCTCCCTCCTGTCCTAG
- a CDS encoding OB-fold domain-containing protein, producing MELPEGVRIVGNVVDCAPTRVGIGMPVRLTYRQMDDELILPMWVPREA from the coding sequence GTGGAACTGCCGGAAGGGGTGCGGATCGTGGGCAACGTGGTGGACTGCGCCCCTACGCGGGTGGGTATCGGTATGCCGGTGCGCCTGACGTATCGCCAGATGGACGACGAGCTGATCCTGCCCATGTGGGTCCCCCGGGAGGCGTGA
- a CDS encoding GDP-mannose 4,6-dehydratase — MARRALITGITGQDGSYLAEFLLGQGYEVFGLARGQANPRVSRLRKLLQGVQLVRGDLLDQGSLISAVEKVQPDEVYNLGAISFVPMSWEQAELTGEVSGMGVLRMLEAIRVCSGISSSRTAAGSGQIRFYQASSSEMFGQVRETPQTETTPFHPRSPYGVAKAYGHFLTQNYRESYGMYAASGILFNHESPRRGAEFVTRKVSLGVAKIKLGLASELRLGNMEARRDWGFAGDYVRAMHLMLQVDTPEDYVIGTGRTQTVRDLTEAAFTAAGLDWERHVVIDQTLHRPAEVDLLCADPKKARAQLGWEPEVTFEELVAMMVESDMKLLSDGGDPDQDSSWP; from the coding sequence TTGGCCAGGCGCGCGCTGATCACAGGTATCACCGGGCAGGACGGGTCCTATCTGGCCGAGTTCCTGCTCGGTCAGGGCTACGAGGTCTTCGGTCTGGCCCGGGGACAGGCCAATCCACGCGTCTCAAGGCTCCGCAAGCTCCTGCAGGGCGTTCAGCTCGTCCGGGGCGATCTGCTCGACCAGGGCTCGCTGATCTCCGCGGTCGAGAAGGTCCAGCCCGACGAGGTCTACAACCTGGGCGCCATCTCGTTCGTCCCCATGTCGTGGGAGCAGGCCGAGCTCACCGGCGAGGTGAGCGGCATGGGCGTGCTGCGCATGCTGGAGGCCATCCGGGTCTGCTCCGGGATCTCCTCCTCGCGTACGGCCGCGGGTTCCGGGCAGATCCGGTTCTACCAGGCGTCCTCCTCAGAGATGTTCGGCCAGGTCCGCGAGACCCCGCAGACCGAGACCACCCCTTTCCACCCCCGCTCGCCGTACGGCGTGGCCAAGGCGTACGGGCACTTCCTGACGCAGAACTACCGCGAGTCGTACGGCATGTACGCGGCGTCGGGGATCCTGTTCAACCACGAGTCCCCGCGCAGGGGCGCCGAGTTCGTCACCAGGAAGGTGAGCCTCGGGGTGGCCAAGATCAAGCTCGGCCTCGCCTCCGAGCTGCGCCTGGGCAACATGGAGGCGCGTCGTGACTGGGGGTTCGCCGGGGACTACGTCCGCGCGATGCACCTGATGCTTCAGGTGGACACGCCCGAGGACTACGTGATCGGCACCGGCCGCACCCAAACCGTCCGCGACCTGACCGAGGCCGCTTTCACCGCAGCCGGGCTCGACTGGGAACGGCACGTCGTCATCGACCAGACCCTGCACCGCCCCGCCGAGGTCGACCTGCTCTGCGCCGACCCGAAGAAGGCCCGTGCCCAGCTCGGCTGGGAACCGGAGGTCACCTTCGAGGAGCTGGTGGCGATGATGGTCGAGTCGGACATGAAGCTGCTCTCCGACGGCGGCGACCCCGACCAGGACTCCTCCTGGCCCTGA
- a CDS encoding sensor histidine kinase — MDQYLVRSRIQGAAGVITLSAWHHCSVKTRVTTVASAVMALVCTSATLLLLIAAPQPPLYGNVAVLAGLIGGSLLLIATTALGTYWMMSKTLKPVCAISGKLATIRPSNLSERVPLPNHDDEFKKLAQSTNQTLERAQTAIQQQLRFASDTSHDLRHPLTAMRTEIEEALMDPEETDWGETGNKLLESVERLQELVTNLLELSRLDAGIIGQHDLLNLAVLVDGELDHRQRDRRQSKVRVVRRFSSGVMVHGERIGLERLLHNLLDNAERHARTSVTVTIEHRGDVAVLEVHDDGNGVSPEQRELIFQRFTRLQDARAKDSGGSGLGLAIARQIAEAHGGTLTIEDSSCGARFVARFPRPVGLSASTRQ, encoded by the coding sequence TTGGACCAGTATCTCGTCCGCAGCCGCATCCAGGGCGCTGCTGGGGTGATCACCTTGAGCGCATGGCATCACTGCTCCGTCAAAACCCGTGTGACCACCGTGGCGAGCGCCGTCATGGCGCTGGTCTGCACTTCCGCCACCCTGCTGCTGCTGATAGCCGCTCCCCAGCCTCCGCTCTATGGAAACGTAGCCGTCCTGGCCGGACTCATCGGCGGTTCACTTCTGTTGATCGCGACCACTGCGCTCGGGACGTACTGGATGATGAGCAAGACCCTCAAGCCGGTGTGCGCCATCAGCGGGAAACTCGCCACGATCCGGCCTTCCAATCTGAGCGAGCGGGTTCCGCTGCCGAACCATGATGACGAGTTCAAGAAGCTTGCGCAGAGCACCAACCAAACGTTGGAACGGGCCCAGACGGCGATCCAGCAGCAGTTGAGGTTCGCCTCGGACACCTCCCATGACCTGCGCCACCCGCTCACGGCCATGCGTACCGAGATCGAGGAAGCGCTCATGGATCCGGAGGAGACCGACTGGGGGGAAACCGGCAACAAGCTGCTGGAAAGCGTCGAGAGGCTACAGGAGTTGGTGACCAACCTGCTGGAGCTCTCCCGACTTGACGCGGGCATCATCGGTCAGCACGACTTACTCAACCTCGCCGTCCTAGTGGACGGCGAGCTCGACCATCGGCAGCGCGACCGCCGGCAAAGCAAGGTCAGGGTGGTCAGGAGGTTCAGCAGCGGCGTGATGGTCCATGGCGAACGGATCGGCCTGGAACGACTGCTGCACAACCTCCTGGACAACGCCGAACGCCACGCCCGCACCAGCGTCACGGTCACCATCGAGCACCGGGGCGACGTGGCGGTGCTGGAGGTCCACGACGACGGGAACGGGGTGTCGCCCGAGCAGCGGGAACTCATCTTCCAGCGCTTCACTCGCCTGCAAGACGCCCGCGCCAAGGACTCCGGCGGCAGCGGCCTGGGCCTGGCTATCGCCCGGCAGATCGCCGAAGCCCACGGCGGCACCCTCACGATCGAAGACAGCTCTTGCGGAGCACGGTTCGTCGCACGCTTCCCCCGGCCGGTCGGGCTGTCGGCGAGCACGAGACAGTGA
- a CDS encoding FadR/GntR family transcriptional regulator produces MAVTDAAIDRIKQMILSGELSPGSRLPKEADLADRLGLSRNSLREAVRALALVPQG; encoded by the coding sequence GTGGCGGTCACCGACGCCGCTATCGACAGGATCAAGCAGATGATCCTGTCCGGCGAGCTCTCCCCGGGCAGCAGACTGCCCAAGGAGGCCGACCTGGCCGACCGGCTCGGCCTCTCGCGCAACTCCCTGCGCGAGGCGGTCAGGGCGCTGGCCCTAGTCCCACAGGGATGA
- a CDS encoding cytochrome P450, which translates to MDIDLVDQDFYWRNGAPHDQFAWLRANAPVYAHPGDAERDWPGFWAVTKHADVVQVSRRSDLFSSSRKLSLFDEMPEDQLALQRLMMLNQDPPEHTRRRSLVNRGFTPRMMGALEQHIRNICHELVDEAKARDSVDFVRDISAPLPLYVICELLGVPVEDRDKIFNWSNRLIGANDPDYASDPAEGTDAATEIHDYANTLAAERREQPREDIVTKLIMPDAAGETLTEEEFDLFVLLLVVAGNETTRNAASGGMLAFFEHPEQWRRLVTDRTLARTAADEVVRWVSPVNLFRRTATEDTTIGGQEVKADDKIVVFYGSANRDEDVFADPGTFDIGRDPNPHIGFGGGGAHFCLGNHLAKLELRVLFEVLAERLPNLAQAGPARRLRSNFINGIKDLPVSIT; encoded by the coding sequence ATGGACATCGATCTGGTCGACCAGGACTTCTACTGGCGGAACGGCGCGCCCCACGATCAGTTTGCCTGGCTACGGGCGAACGCGCCGGTCTACGCGCACCCGGGCGACGCCGAGCGGGACTGGCCGGGGTTCTGGGCGGTCACCAAGCACGCCGACGTGGTGCAGGTCTCGCGCCGCTCCGATCTGTTCTCCTCAAGCAGGAAGCTCTCGCTCTTCGACGAGATGCCCGAGGACCAGCTCGCCCTGCAGCGGCTGATGATGCTCAACCAGGACCCGCCGGAGCACACCCGGCGGCGCTCCCTGGTCAACCGGGGCTTCACCCCCCGCATGATGGGCGCCCTTGAACAGCACATCCGCAACATCTGCCACGAACTGGTGGACGAGGCCAAGGCGCGCGACTCGGTCGACTTCGTCAGGGACATCTCCGCCCCGCTGCCGCTGTACGTGATCTGCGAGCTGCTCGGCGTCCCCGTCGAGGACCGGGACAAGATCTTCAACTGGTCCAACCGGCTGATCGGGGCCAACGACCCGGACTACGCATCCGACCCCGCCGAGGGCACGGACGCGGCCACGGAGATCCACGACTACGCCAACACCCTGGCCGCCGAGCGCCGGGAACAGCCCCGCGAGGACATCGTCACCAAGCTGATCATGCCCGACGCCGCCGGGGAGACCCTCACCGAGGAGGAGTTCGACCTGTTCGTGCTGCTGCTCGTGGTCGCGGGCAACGAGACCACCCGCAACGCGGCCTCGGGCGGCATGCTCGCCTTCTTCGAACACCCCGAGCAGTGGCGGCGCCTGGTCACCGACCGCACCCTCGCCCGCACCGCGGCCGACGAGGTCGTCCGCTGGGTCTCCCCGGTGAACCTCTTCCGCCGTACGGCCACCGAGGACACGACGATCGGCGGCCAGGAGGTCAAGGCCGACGACAAGATCGTGGTCTTCTACGGCTCCGCCAACCGGGACGAGGACGTATTCGCCGACCCCGGCACCTTCGACATCGGCCGCGACCCCAACCCGCACATCGGTTTCGGCGGCGGCGGCGCCCACTTCTGCCTCGGCAACCACCTCGCCAAGCTGGAACTGCGGGTGCTCTTCGAGGTGCTGGCCGAGCGACTGCCGAACCTGGCCCAGGCCGGTCCCGCCCGACGGCTCCGCTCCAACTTCATCAACGGCATCAAGGACCTGCCGGTCTCCATCACCTGA
- a CDS encoding TetR family transcriptional regulator, translated as MQSEPASTGVRTRSQHQRRKRIVQAAAALASRGGVEAMQMRTVAERAGVALGTLYRYFPSKMDLVVAVVGEEIDLLESSIERRPPSATAASGRAVDILMRATRGLMREPELADALIRSLIMAEVETPFGDRMTGLLLRVAGDDLTVDTATEEQFALAGSLSSIWVHELLEMLRGRRTYEQIQRRIEIAAERLLADFRPPPSA; from the coding sequence ATGCAGAGCGAACCGGCGTCCACGGGCGTCCGCACCAGGAGCCAGCACCAGCGACGCAAGCGCATCGTCCAGGCCGCCGCCGCGCTCGCCTCGCGGGGTGGTGTCGAGGCGATGCAGATGCGGACCGTCGCCGAGCGCGCCGGGGTCGCACTGGGAACGCTCTATCGGTACTTCCCCTCCAAGATGGATCTTGTCGTCGCCGTCGTGGGCGAGGAGATCGATCTCCTCGAAAGCAGCATCGAGCGCCGCCCGCCCAGCGCCACCGCGGCCTCGGGGCGGGCCGTCGACATCCTGATGCGCGCCACCCGCGGCCTGATGCGCGAACCCGAACTCGCCGACGCGCTCATCCGCTCGCTGATCATGGCCGAGGTCGAGACGCCGTTCGGCGACCGGATGACCGGGCTGCTGCTCCGCGTCGCCGGCGACGACCTCACCGTTGACACCGCCACCGAGGAGCAGTTCGCCCTCGCGGGCTCGCTGTCCAGCATCTGGGTGCACGAGCTTCTGGAGATGCTCAGGGGGCGCCGCACCTACGAGCAGATCCAGCGGCGCATCGAGATCGCCGCCGAGCGCCTGCTCGCCGATTTCCGGCCCCCGCCTTCCGCCTGA
- a CDS encoding carbohydrate-binding protein, producing MATLAALAVTGVLAVVLPMSSASAESCAAAWNSSAVYTGGMTASYNSRNWYAQWWTQNETPGTAAVWTDKGTCGGTPPTGRALPALPLPLFAFPPFPLPPCRHPAVTDCDTRQYRG from the coding sequence ATGGCAACCCTCGCCGCCCTGGCGGTCACGGGCGTGCTCGCGGTCGTCCTGCCGATGTCCTCTGCCTCCGCCGAGAGCTGCGCGGCCGCATGGAACTCCTCGGCCGTCTACACCGGCGGCATGACCGCCTCGTACAACAGCCGCAACTGGTACGCGCAGTGGTGGACCCAGAACGAGACCCCGGGCACCGCCGCCGTCTGGACCGACAAGGGCACCTGCGGCGGCACGCCGCCCACCGGCCGCGCCCTTCCCGCGCTCCCCCTTCCCTTGTTCGCCTTTCCTCCGTTCCCCCTTCCTCCGTGCCGCCATCCGGCGGTTACGGACTGCGACACCCGGCAATACCGTGGGTAA
- a CDS encoding class I SAM-dependent methyltransferase produces the protein MLTVDFDRLPVGPGTRVLDLGCGGGRHAFEVLRRGADVVAFDMDAGELEGVANMFAAMDKAGEVPPEATADTVTGDALDMPFEDGSFDRVIAAEVLEHIPDDMAAMREIFRVLKPGGQAAVTVPSFLPERICWALDEAYHTAPGGHVRIYTLAELSAKLKSTGFTIGPHHHAHGLHAPYWWIKCAVGVDNNDHPLAKAYHELLVWDIMKRPAATRIAEAVLNPLIGKSVVLYVRKPA, from the coding sequence GTGCTGACTGTCGACTTCGACCGGTTGCCCGTCGGTCCGGGAACCCGGGTGCTGGACCTGGGGTGCGGCGGCGGACGCCACGCGTTCGAGGTACTGCGGCGCGGTGCCGACGTGGTGGCCTTCGACATGGACGCGGGAGAGCTGGAAGGTGTGGCGAACATGTTCGCCGCGATGGACAAGGCCGGCGAGGTGCCGCCCGAGGCGACGGCGGACACCGTGACGGGCGACGCGCTCGACATGCCGTTCGAGGACGGCAGCTTCGACCGGGTGATCGCGGCCGAGGTGCTGGAGCACATCCCCGACGACATGGCCGCGATGCGGGAGATCTTCCGGGTGCTCAAGCCGGGCGGCCAGGCCGCCGTCACGGTGCCGAGCTTCCTGCCGGAACGGATCTGCTGGGCACTCGACGAGGCGTACCACACCGCTCCCGGCGGGCACGTCCGCATCTACACGCTGGCCGAGCTGAGCGCGAAGCTCAAGTCGACGGGCTTCACCATCGGCCCGCACCACCACGCCCACGGCCTGCACGCGCCGTACTGGTGGATCAAGTGCGCGGTCGGCGTCGACAACAACGACCACCCGCTGGCCAAGGCGTACCACGAACTGCTGGTCTGGGACATCATGAAGCGCCCCGCCGCCACCAGGATCGCCGAGGCCGTGCTCAACCCGCTCATCGGCAAGAGCGTGGTGCTCTACGTCCGGAAGCCCGCATGA
- the uppS gene encoding polyprenyl diphosphate synthase → MEIISGLPRHVACVMDGNGRWAAQRSLPRTAGHEAAEAAVIDAIEAARSAGIKWLSLYAFSTENWRRPAGEVDILMRLVRRTIRKHAPALHARGVRCRFLGMTDPRIPPLLAQDIADLMTLTNDNRRMTLTIAFDHGGRRDIVEAARSLIHAAVPAEQVTEATFARHLPYSDTPDVDLVIRTSGEQRISNFMLWQVAYAEWVFPQVLWPDFRATHLWECLDTYRRRQRRFGDVRQPTATTGEGLR, encoded by the coding sequence ATGGAAATCATCAGTGGATTGCCGCGTCACGTGGCTTGCGTGATGGATGGGAACGGGCGGTGGGCCGCGCAGCGATCGCTGCCGCGCACCGCAGGCCACGAGGCGGCAGAGGCCGCCGTAATCGACGCCATCGAGGCGGCACGCTCGGCCGGCATCAAGTGGCTGAGCCTGTACGCCTTCTCCACCGAGAACTGGCGGAGGCCGGCGGGCGAGGTCGACATCCTGATGAGGCTCGTGCGCCGGACCATCCGCAAGCATGCGCCGGCGTTGCACGCGCGAGGTGTCCGGTGCAGGTTCCTGGGCATGACCGATCCGCGGATCCCGCCACTGCTGGCTCAGGACATCGCCGATCTGATGACGCTCACCAATGACAACAGGCGAATGACGCTGACGATCGCCTTCGATCACGGGGGACGTCGCGACATCGTGGAAGCCGCCCGTTCACTGATCCACGCCGCCGTACCCGCCGAGCAGGTCACCGAGGCCACCTTCGCCCGGCATCTCCCATACTCCGACACACCGGATGTGGACCTGGTCATTCGTACCTCGGGAGAGCAACGGATCTCCAACTTCATGCTCTGGCAAGTGGCCTACGCCGAATGGGTCTTCCCGCAGGTTCTATGGCCCGACTTTCGCGCGACCCACCTCTGGGAATGCCTTGACACCTACCGGCGGCGCCAGCGCCGATTCGGCGATGTCCGCCAGCCGACCGCCACGACGGGAGAGGGACTCCGATGA
- a CDS encoding glycosyltransferase family 4 protein: MPGAESLRVALLSYRSKPTCGGQGVYLRHLSRELIALGHSVEVLSGQPYPELDEGVILTKVPSLDLYRDEDPFRTPGLREYRDWIDLLEVGTMWTAGFPEPLTFTLRAYRELKKRVGDFDVVQDNQTLGYGLLGIQKLFPVVGTIHHPISVDRRIELKAAPLRKKLSMRRWYGFVRMQAKVAPRLSPILTVSESSLADIHRDFNVPQKNMRLIPLGVDTRYFHPRPELPKRPGSIVAVASADSPMKGVATLLRAVAKLATERDVHLTVVSRPTPGGPTEKLVGELALRDRVRFVHGISDTELGELIATSEISVVPSLYEGFSLPAVEHMACGTPLVASRTGALPEVVGDAAIQVAPGDPEELAAVLRRLHDSPEERAAVGKKGYDRVMERFTWNVVAKRTVEAYHEAIQARRAK; this comes from the coding sequence GTGCCGGGTGCTGAATCACTGCGGGTGGCACTGCTGTCGTATCGCAGTAAGCCGACCTGCGGTGGGCAGGGCGTCTACCTGCGTCATCTCAGCCGCGAACTGATCGCCCTCGGGCACAGCGTGGAGGTCCTCTCCGGCCAGCCCTACCCGGAGCTCGACGAGGGCGTCATCCTCACCAAGGTCCCCAGCCTGGACCTGTACCGCGACGAGGACCCCTTCCGCACCCCCGGCCTCCGCGAGTACCGCGACTGGATCGACCTGCTCGAAGTCGGCACCATGTGGACCGCCGGGTTTCCCGAGCCGCTGACCTTCACCCTGCGGGCGTACCGCGAGCTGAAGAAGCGCGTCGGCGACTTCGACGTGGTGCAGGACAACCAGACCCTCGGCTACGGACTGCTCGGCATCCAGAAGCTGTTCCCCGTGGTCGGGACCATCCACCACCCGATCAGCGTGGACCGGCGCATCGAGCTGAAGGCGGCCCCGCTGCGCAAGAAGCTCTCGATGAGGCGCTGGTACGGCTTCGTACGCATGCAGGCCAAGGTCGCGCCGCGGCTCAGCCCGATCCTGACCGTCAGCGAGTCCTCCCTCGCCGACATCCACCGCGACTTCAACGTGCCCCAGAAGAACATGCGGCTCATCCCGCTGGGCGTCGACACCCGCTACTTCCACCCGCGCCCGGAGCTCCCCAAACGGCCCGGCTCCATCGTCGCGGTGGCCAGCGCCGACTCCCCGATGAAGGGCGTCGCGACGCTGCTGCGGGCCGTGGCGAAGCTCGCCACCGAGCGCGACGTCCACCTGACCGTGGTCAGCAGGCCCACCCCCGGTGGCCCGACCGAGAAGCTCGTCGGCGAGCTGGCCCTGCGGGACCGGGTCAGATTCGTGCACGGCATCTCCGACACCGAACTGGGCGAGCTGATCGCCACCTCGGAGATCTCGGTCGTCCCCTCCCTGTACGAGGGCTTCTCGCTACCCGCCGTCGAGCACATGGCCTGCGGCACCCCGCTGGTCGCCAGCCGCACCGGAGCGCTGCCCGAGGTCGTCGGCGACGCCGCCATACAGGTGGCCCCCGGCGACCCCGAGGAACTGGCCGCGGTGCTGCGCCGCCTGCACGACTCTCCCGAGGAGCGGGCCGCGGTGGGCAAGAAGGGCTACGACCGGGTCATGGAACGCTTCACCTGGAACGTCGTCGCCAAGCGGACCGTGGAGGCCTACCACGAGGCCATCCAGGCCCGCCGCGCGAAGTGA